From one Mya arenaria isolate MELC-2E11 chromosome 4, ASM2691426v1 genomic stretch:
- the LOC128229682 gene encoding uncharacterized protein LOC128229682 — MVVETEKVLSGPKTGVSIADNVQCTYSRHQTDKRATFQDGKEVVQENREQQFEQQEMVDKFIQDVIEKARAEYKRQQKGESKHGSTRRKERNKDQTTKDKSSMKKSASSKGTKKKHHYKYSDPVDEKEILEYEHEETQLQWNPNFGEERKEKEEPRQESVYNRLAASLRRLFVCCLGKT; from the exons ATGGTAGTGGAGACAGAGAAAGTGTTGAGCGGTCCGAAGACTGGCGTCAGTATCGCAGATAACGTTCAGTGTACGTACTCGCGACATCAGACGGACAAAAGGGCCACTTTTCAGGACGGAAAGGAGGTGGTACAGGAAAATAGGGAACAGCAGTTTGAGCAGCAAGAAATGGTGGACAAGTTTATTCAG GATGTGATCGAAAAAGCGAGGGCCGAATATAAACGTCAACAGAAGGGCGAATCAAAACATGGTTCGACACGAAGGAAAG aaagaaataaGGACCAAACCACGAAG GATAAATCATCGATGAAAAAATCTGCCAGCAGTAAGGGTACCAAGAAGAAACACCACTACAAATATTCGGATCCTGTAGATGAAAAGGAGATTTTAG AGTATGAACATGAGGAGACGCAGTTGCAATGGAACCCGAATTTTGGAGAAGAACGAAAAGAGAAAGAAGAGCCTCGACAGGAGAGTGTCTACAACCGCCTTGCTGCCTCTCTTCGCCGCCTCTTCGTGTGTTGCCTCGGGAAAACCTGA